From Phalacrocorax carbo chromosome 25, bPhaCar2.1, whole genome shotgun sequence:
tacAAGGCGGGGGTGTTGTGGCTCTGGACAGAACCTTGTTCCTCCCACTCTCCTCACACCACCATGCAGTTTGGCTGCATGCTTAGGACCCTGACCAGCGGGACACACAATGGCCTGCCCTGGAGCTGTGTACTCGGGTGCAGCCAGTGCTCAAAGACGATTTTCCTGGGGCGGGGATGGAGCGGCCCTGTCCTCAGGGGAATTCAGCCCTGCGTGGGATACAAGCCTGCAGACAGCACGCACTCCTGGCTTGGCCTCACACATAAAGGCTGGCACACGGCCAATCCAACGTTAGAGTGTGATTCACCATGGGTAGGGAGAGTCTATCCCGGGAAGCTTGGCTTCTGAAGGCATTCCCTTGCCCTCCTGAGACACATCCCAGCTGCCTCCatgcctgcagggcagggaagtGCATCACCTCCTCAGTGCAGCCTCAGAGCTGCTTCTGTACCCAGGGCCCTGCTGAGCACGTCCCCTCGTCCCCTCAGCATCCCCAGGCACGTGGCACTGCAGGGTCCTGACAGACACCGCtcgctggggaggtgggggaagttTCCTTGCTTCCCCAACAGCGCTGGGTTATACTCCAAACTGAGGAGGCCTTTGGGGCATGGGAAAGGAGGCATGGTGAGGCACTACTGCCAGGAAAAGATGTAACGCTTGAGACCCAAGCAAGAGTCCCAACCTGTGGGGAGATATTTTCTgtgaccttttcttttcctccacgGAGCATTCAGGAGTGCCCCCTCCTACAGCCGGGTGTCTTGGGCCAGGAAGACGAGGCCTGTATGTCCATTGCCTTCCACCCTTCAAGCGCCTCTCCAAGGGTGACCCTGCCCCACGGCTCACGTCTACCCCGAGGAGGTTTCAGGTCTCTAAGAGCGTAGCCTGGTCCATTCCCCAGGCCATACTGATGTAAGAGGTTCTTCCTTTCCAGATGCAGCACTTGCCACGTGTCCTTCTTAACACCGTGAGGTTCCTTTGGCCCAGCGCTCCCGCTGGTCTAGGTCTTCCTTtacagcagccctgccctgtaGCACATCAGCTGGCTTGTACAGCTCAACTTTACTCAGGCTGGGAGGGATACCCCTCCTTCCTTCAACTCTTTCaaagggcagagcagcctgggagAACTTACAGGTGACCGCTGGGAGAGAGAAGGCCCTGACTCCCCACAGGCAGCCTGCTCTCTGTCCACTGTCAGGAAACGAGGCGCCCCAGTCAGCAGAGGGCCCACATTTTTCTCCCATCACTCTTTGGCTACCCCTGTAGGGGTTGGATGTTGCTCTTGATGCTTGTTGCCTGTTGCTCTTGAGGCCCCTTGCAAGACTCAAGGCAGGctgagctttggctttcctaacagCATCCCAACATGCCCAGGGATTATTCCCACattccttctctgcagctcaTTCCTCCTTCCAACTCCAGGATGCTGCCTTTTGACGTTGGTGCTCCGCCGTGGCTACGCCGCTCAGCCAAAGCCAGGCTGCTGAGATTTCTGATTGTTTTCCTCAGTATTGGCTGGACCCTTCTTGCTCTTGGACCATGAGGTGCCTACCCGCTGCCTGACTAGGCCAGAGTTGGCCTGCCTGAAGTCCAGGGGCTGTACCCTGCTACTCACTTCCCTCCCTGACAACAGCTCTTCAAACCTAGTGTTCCTGTGCTGTGGtagccaaggctgcccttgaTTCCAATGTTCCCAACCACTTCTTCCTTCTTCGCAGCGGCCGTGCGTCACCTGCCTTTTGCCCATGACAGAATCTCAGGAGCCTTGAGGTTGGAAAGGTCTTTGTggtgctcacagcccaggggAGTGCAGGAGAACAAGGAcccaggagggaaaggaggtgtggaaaggaggggaaggaggtgtgGCAAGCCCACACCAGGTGGGCTTCAGCTTTCCTAACCCAAGCGCTGGGTATCTGGAGGTatctgctgcctgtgcagacATGACCTTATTCGGGATATCCTTGGGCCTTTCATCCCAGCACATGAAAGGAGACTGCATGGCAAATCAAGCATGATGGAAACGAGGAAATGAAGCGGCAGCGTTGAgggaaaccaaaacacaacctGTGCCAGTAGGGAGGATAGTTTGCTCTGGAGGTGAGTCTGTTGGAAAATTACTGCCCGCGTGCAGTGACTGAGGGCCTGGGGCAGTGCAGGAGCACTATAAAAGCGGGCCCTTCTCCTCACTCTCTCAACCACTCCTCTCGCCTCCGTCTCCTTGAGAACAAGGTAACTCTGAAgccctttctcctctgcctgctcgTCCTCCTTTGCCTCATCCTCCTCTAGGATTTCTCAGCacaaaattgtctttttctgcttttgttgggTCTTGGAACTGCTTGTCATGGGAGATGGAGGGGACGGGAGGTGTGTCGTGGGCAGAAGCTGGGCTTGGCTGAGGTGTCTGCTGAGCTATGGGCCAGGAAGGGACCTCCCTGGGTCTGGGTGCTCTTTTCAGGGCTCTTttgggcagaggggaaggagaaccACTAGGTCTGCCTACAGTGCCTCCACCTCTTGGCTCCAGCTCGTGGCTCTTTCCCTCGTCCTGGGGTGACAGGCTGCacctcacccacccacccctcatgctctgcttccccctgcccactCTCACAGGTGCACCTCCCGCCCCGAGACATGTCCTGCTACAACCCGTGCCTGCCCTGCTCGCCCTGCGGCCCGACCCCgctggccaacagctgcaatgagccctgtgtcaggcagtgccaggactccaccgtcgtcatccagccctcccccgtggtggtgaccctgcccggccccatcctcagctccttcccacagagcaccGCCGTGGGATCCTCCACCTCCGCTGCcgttggcagcatcctcagctctcagggagtgcccatctcctccgggGGCTTTGGCCTCTCCGGCTTTGGCAGCCGCTACTGTGGGAGAACGTGCCTCCCCTGCTAAAGCTGCTGGCGATGGCCCTGGGGaaggcccccagggacccacaaGATGGGACCGGACTGGTGATGGAGCACCCGCTTCTTGCTTTCAGAGGGGCTGAGCCACGCCAACACCCCTTGCAGAAGTACAGGGTCAGCATGGGCTCTCGGAAAGCATAGTGCatgcctgcctttcccctcttccactctctcctttccctcccggGTCCTTGATCTCCCGTGCTCCCCGTGGCTCTGAGCCCCACAAAGCCAGCCTAGGGAATtcctgctggctctgctccctccgTGGGGCAGGCAGATGAACTCCTGGCAGgatctctgctgcagctgtggggcGCAGGCTGCCATCTGCCCCTGGTGCTCCCTGCACCAGGACCAGCACTCAGAACGACCTCagttccctctcctgcctcatTAAAGTTCTGCTGCATCCCCGCCTTTGTCTCTGTGTCATTCTTCCCCCTGCAGATGCTCTCCCAAGATGCCCAAGGGCAGATATGTTGCTCGGGGCTGGTTCTGGGAGGGGGTTGTTGGGGATGGTAATGCAGTGATTGCTAACACAGGCTTGCTTTGAGTATTGTTTGGCACAGGTAGGGTGACCCTCTGCTTTCTGAACTTCTCCGCCTATCTGGGGCGGGAAGAGTTACCTGACACACTTTAATGACCGTAGCTGCTTCAGAGACGATCTTAGGTCTCTCACCAAAGCATTCTCTTCCCCACGCTCAGCAAACCCCACACCCTCTGCCTCTCATCCCCAAGCAAGGGCTCCAACCCTCTCACTCTCCTGCCCACCCTCCGCTGAACCCATTCCGTTTGGTCACGTCCTTCTTATCTTGCAGCCCAAAACTTGAACTAATGTTCTAGATACTGTCGGGCTGGTGCTGAGCCGAGTGGGGTCATCACTCCTAACGATCTCCTGGCTACACGCCTACTCACGCAGTCCAGGATGTTGATGTCAGCCGCCCTTCATGTCTGGGAACAGTCCTGAGAGTTGAGTTTCACCTGTTTTAATGGGGTTACCAAAAAAGCACCTCTTCCTGGCCCTGCTCTTGGGCTGTTGCTTGTCAGAGGGCGAAGGAGATGTGAGGTGACATGGCTGGTTACTACCAAGACAGATGCTGATCGTGGCTCTACCCACAGTGCTATTGTTGGCCATGATGTCATACAGCATGCCACAGCTCTTTTGTCAATTCTGGTCAGCCGTTTGGGGGTCATTTCCTGCTTGagcctcctcccccagcacagcagcagccagggcacgAGCGATTGCTACCCCTTCCCACCTgactcctcccctccccacctggcCACTTCCCAGCAGCTTGTGGGGTGCTGCCCTCCCAGGGCTTCCCGCAGCCCAGGCTCCTCAAGCGACATCAGCAGTGGCCACGCGTCCCTTCCTCAGCAAGTGCACTGAGGCCCAGAAGGCACGGCTGCGCAGAGGTCCAGCAAAGCAGGGCCTGATGGCCAGGGGCTCTGGAGGACTCATGGATGACTTCCTCTCCATGACAGTGACGGTGGCCCGAAGGGGCCCGCTGCCCTGGGTCCCACCCTCCCCGCCTTTTGCAAAGAGCAAAGGCTCCCCATCTGCCCTACGCACCTCCAGCGCAACGCTCTCCTCACCCTTGGTGCTGCGGTGTCCGTAGACGGGAGGACCACGCTGCGGCAGTTAGCAATCGTTCTTGTGGCGGGTTGACCTTGTCTGGCTGCCAGGTGACGGGGATACAGGTGTTACCTCATTAATCACATCCATAAAGATGTGATGACAGCCACCCTGCCATCGTACTCCCAACAAACACCTCTCCTGGGCAGGTCCGTTGCCCTTGCTTCGTTTCATGGCCAATCCACCTCTAAGAAGAATCAGCATTATTCTTTTGCCCTTCCCTAAcccttcttctgctttcttgccCCCAGATAATGGGGTAACTGAGCTGCAGCTCAACTGACAGCCTTCTTGCACGGCCCCTTATTAGCAGCGGCCTTCCCCGCTGTGTGCGCACGCAGGTTTCCGGCTCAAAGGTGGGCTCAGCATCCCACTTCCCCTGGTCATGCAGGAAGATCCAGAGAGGGCCACGTGACCCGGCGCGGGGTCTTCCTTTCCCCCCTGACCACAGCAGGAGCAGACTGGCTCTGTGGGGCACCCCTCACAGCTGAGGTGCTGGCCTGTGGGgacaaggagggagagagattttcttcaacatttcagaggcagcaagctgctctctccacAGTTGGTGTATCCAAACCGGGGCAGTGCAGTGTTGCCAAGCTGTTAGAATATGCCACTGGTGCATTGCGGACCACCTTTTTCACATGGCCTGTATACACGGGGCATTCTCCAGACCTTTGGAGACCTCCTTGTCATCCAGGTCACCGTAGACGATGACCAGCACCGCCTCTTTTCCAATTCCACTGTCAACCCCCCACTCCCTAGCGAGGCGCTCAGCCTGTTGGGCTTCCTTACCTTCCAGTTCCTGACTGTtggccctgctcttccagcaTCGGAGTTGCCAGGCAGTGATCCGctttcctggctgctgcctgtaaTCTTTCCACATCTCCCAAAGTTCCCTTGAGGTCAGGGACCGGGTACTTCCCGTCTCTTGAGTGATTTCTCTCACTTCTCCCTCCCACTTCTTTGCTGAAGGACCAGCTTACCCATCAGACTCTTTGTCCCCCTCACTCCCTTCCTAATGGACGATATGGTCCGGTTCACCTCCCTGCCCACTATTTCTTTTCCACTACTGGAGCAATTACTCGAGGTGGTGTTTGGGTCCCGATCTCAACCATGGATGTCTCAGACGTGCTTTGGGTCTCTGCCTCAACTACCGCGTTCTTAGATGTAGTTTGGATGCCCGGCTGAACCGTGACATTCTCAGAGAGGTTTGGGTCCCTCTCTTACACACTGTCCTCTGATAGTACTGAATCGTGGCTCGATAGGCACAGGTCAAGCTCCAACACAGTGCTAAAAGCAGCTGGTTTTCAGGCAGCTGCCGCCCACGGACCGGCCACCTCAGGGCATCTTTCACTGTCACCGCACCCAGAAATTGTCTCCTCGTACGCCAGCATGACACCACATTCCACAAACCCCACGTTAAGGCAACAGTGTTAGTTAGTAGTTTTAAACACCTCGCGTCAAGGAGAGGGAGGACCTCGGGAGCCTGTGTAACCAAACAACCCACATCAGTCCCGCATGGGAAGAGGGAGGTGTGTTCCCGCACCCTCTCCacaaggcagctctgcccagcacaggaaggGCATCCATGCCAGGGCAAAGCACATAGCCTTTGGTTCTAGGAACATGTGCCCAAGCTCaggcaaggaaagagagaagcGGTGCACCAAGCGaacaccctccctcccctgcgCAAACGCCTGCTAATTAGGAACTACTACAGCTAGAGCATGCTCAGATCAAAACTGCCAATGTCTTGAGACCCGTGTTGAACGCCAGAAAGGCTGCGGGGAGTTGGCCTCGTCTGGCCGCCAGCTGCCCACCAAGACACTCTATCCTTCCGTGTCCTCAGCGAGACAcggggcagaaaataaggagaaaacttTGTGGCTTGGCATAAAGGCGGTGTAATGAATAAAGGCAAGTCCCACGTGcataagcaaagaaaagcactgctcagcagaaggcaaaacatttctgtgttccCAGGACCCTTCTAGCTACACCTACAAAGCACAGCGCTATGAAGGCTCTTATGGGGACAGTTAATTCCATCCCCGTCAGACGCAACACAATTGTGATAACAACCGTTGCACAAGCATCCCAAAGACCACCCTGCGAGAATGAGCAGGGAGCAACATCTCTCTCCCTGGGCATCATGGGAG
This genomic window contains:
- the LOC135317202 gene encoding feather keratin 1-like, producing the protein MSCYNPCLPCSPCGPTPLANSCNEPCVRQCQDSTVVIQPSPVVVTLPGPILSSFPQSTAVGSSTSAAVGSILSSQGVPISSGGFGLSGFGSRYCGRTCLPC